In the Carassius gibelio isolate Cgi1373 ecotype wild population from Czech Republic chromosome A2, carGib1.2-hapl.c, whole genome shotgun sequence genome, one interval contains:
- the LOC127935788 gene encoding protein SNORC-like: MGIRSSYIGLSRLIFIGALAICMAFVQSETVADSSPTLQYDNQDTLSGAGSFDVTTKIPLQEDPTESTHTYDYEDGTYSITLDEEEVVLGPGAITAIVIAVFLGASVLLALIVIMLRKFTAS; encoded by the exons ATGGGCATCCGAAGCAGTTACATCGGTCTTTCTAGGCTTATCTTCATTGGCGCTCTGGCCATCTGCATGGCTTTTGTGCAGTCAG AAACAGTGGCTGATTCCTCCCCTACACTGCAGTATGATAATCAGGACACACTATCCGGTGCTGGAAGCTTCGATGTGACCACAAAAATACCTTTACAAGAAGACCCCACAGAGAGCACCCACACCTATGATTATGAGGACGGAACATACTCAATAACTCTGGATGAGGAAGAAG ttgtgttgggGCCAGGTGCCATCACAGCTATCGTCATCGCCGTGTTCCTCGGAGCCTCTGTTCTTCTCGCTCTCATTGTGATCATGCTCAGAAAGTTTACTGCCTCTTAA